From Lolium perenne isolate Kyuss_39 chromosome 5, Kyuss_2.0, whole genome shotgun sequence, a single genomic window includes:
- the LOC127304171 gene encoding uncharacterized protein — protein sequence MAHLLVRYWPRPAARDLPSSAHALDGLADIVAQGKDTLAAAAASSASSASPPSADAESDLSSASGHLRYYSRFEAQLHALQSDPATFAADPDDAEDFAAWRREAGFSVDERQEEIEALCYESDAVEGMLDRLVPDAVDAEMFWARYFYRVHRLKQQEDARAKLVKRVIAQEEEEDLSWELDDEEPAPEEEIKQASISEEPKHSSNLISLGVSLGFRSDEISVSANVLRQTELDRLTVAPNVSTGPETTVIDDADDDDILDGQILSAIIGNISEVDLEHAELSSDLQASERGSRSSAGKKSRRYGKNSKSKIVSR from the coding sequence GCCGCGGCCGGCGGCGCGGGACCTCCCGTCCTCCGCGCACGCGCTCGATGGGCTCGCCGACATCGTCGCCCAGGGCAAGGacaccctcgccgccgccgccgcctcctccgcctcctccgcctcccccCCGTCCGCGGACGCCGAATCCGACCTCAGCTCCGCGTCGGGCCACCTCCGCTACTACAGCCGCTTCGAGGCGCAGCTGCACGCGCTCCAGTCGGATCCGGCCACCTTCGCCGCCGATCCCGACGACGCCGAGGACTTCGCGGCCTGGAGGAGGGAGGCCGGGTTCAGCGTCGACGAGCggcaggaggagatcgaggcgctCTGCTACGAGAGCGACGCCGTGGAGGGCATGCTGGACCGGCTCGTGCCCGACGCTGTGGACGCCGAGATGTTCTGGGCGAGGTACTTCTACCGCGTCCACAGGCTCAAGCAGCAGGAGGACGCCAGGGCCAAGCTCGTGAAGCGGGTCATcgcgcaggaggaggaggaggatctcAGCTGGGAGCTGGATGATGAGGAACCAGCACCAGAGGAGGAGATTAAGCAGGCATCGATCAGTGAAGAACCAAAACATTCTTCTAATTTGATTAGCCTAGGGGTTTCCTTGGGTTTTCGGTCTGATGAGATTTCTGTTTCGGCTAATGTGTTGAGACAAACGGAGCTTGACCGTCTAACGGTTGCTCCGAATGTCTCCACTGGGCCTGAAACGACAGTTATAGACGATGCTGATGATGACGACATCCTAGATGGTCAAATTCTCTCGGCTATAATTGGCAACATTTCAGAAGTTGATTTAGAAcacgcggagcttagttctgattTACAAGCGTCCGAACGTGGTTCTCGATCATcggctggaaagaaatctcgCAGGTATGGTAAGAACtctaaatctaaaatagtttctcgatga